Proteins co-encoded in one Spirosoma endbachense genomic window:
- a CDS encoding Crp/Fnr family transcriptional regulator, with amino-acid sequence MTDLLQYIHSFTEFSEESWTILRSIITEIAIKKGDYLVQADKVCHSLFYISKGYCRAFNVQDGEEVNTSFYFENDIATDMNSYVFAVKSCFFIQACEPLTVYKFDKMDVLAISKRAPEIELIAKRNLQLIAAKQEKQLQLYRLLTARKRYEYLEKNQPQLVQRVPLTQLASYLGVKRETLSRIRNNRRQR; translated from the coding sequence ATGACAGATTTATTACAGTATATCCATTCCTTTACCGAGTTTTCCGAAGAAAGCTGGACAATTCTTCGATCCATAATAACAGAAATTGCAATCAAAAAAGGCGATTATTTAGTACAGGCCGACAAGGTTTGTCATTCATTATTCTACATCAGTAAAGGATATTGCCGCGCATTCAATGTGCAGGATGGCGAGGAAGTTAATACCAGCTTTTATTTTGAGAACGACATTGCGACTGATATGAACAGTTATGTCTTTGCCGTAAAATCCTGTTTCTTCATTCAGGCCTGCGAACCGTTAACGGTTTATAAATTCGATAAAATGGATGTACTTGCCATTAGCAAAAGAGCGCCTGAAATAGAATTAATTGCGAAACGAAACCTTCAACTTATTGCTGCCAAACAGGAAAAACAATTGCAGCTGTATCGGCTTCTTACAGCTAGAAAACGCTACGAATACTTAGAAAAAAATCAGCCCCAACTCGTGCAACGTGTGCCGCTAACCCAACTCGCTTCTTATTTGGGGGTTAAACGCGAAACTCTGAGCCGAATTCGAAACAATAGACGCCAGCGCTGA
- a CDS encoding dihydrofolate reductase family protein: MRKIRILEHISLDGVIQHENDENFTHGNWTMPFRSPAGLEAVEEAQGSPFDLLLGRHTYDLWSDYWPKAGNMPIANGLNAATKYVATHRPDSLEWGPFMDLGTDSIAGIRSLKETDGPDLIVWGSSTLTPVLLDQGLADEVVLLVYPVFLGRGKRFFSDSVDPCELALVSTKVTPTGVFINTYRHVRSLRT; encoded by the coding sequence ATGAGAAAGATCCGAATCCTGGAACATATCTCACTCGACGGCGTGATCCAGCACGAAAACGACGAAAACTTCACGCATGGCAATTGGACGATGCCTTTTCGAAGTCCGGCTGGCTTAGAGGCCGTTGAAGAGGCACAGGGCAGCCCCTTCGATCTGCTGCTTGGCCGTCACACCTACGATTTGTGGTCCGACTACTGGCCCAAAGCCGGCAATATGCCGATAGCCAACGGCCTGAATGCTGCGACCAAATACGTCGCCACCCACCGACCGGACAGCCTCGAATGGGGGCCGTTTATGGACTTAGGTACGGATAGCATAGCGGGTATTCGCAGCCTTAAGGAAACAGACGGCCCTGACCTGATCGTCTGGGGAAGTTCAACACTGACGCCGGTGTTGCTCGACCAGGGATTGGCCGACGAGGTTGTATTGCTGGTCTACCCGGTTTTCCTGGGCCGGGGCAAGCGTTTTTTTTCGGACAGTGTGGACCCGTGCGAACTGGCTTTGGTCAGCACGAAGGTTACGCCCACAGGCGTGTTCATCAATACGTACCGGCACGTTAGATCGCTGCGAACTTAA
- a CDS encoding type 1 glutamine amidotransferase, protein MSLVKIAVLDMNNNHANEGMRCILQLIRSVQGHDQAELAFDVFNVRGNNEIPGLDYDVYISSGGPGSPLPSEDAWEQPYFALIDQLFAWNRQHEQKKFVFLICHSFQLTVRHLELGLLSKRKSTSFGIFPIHQTDDGYTEPLFQGLPDPFYAVDSRDYQITEPNLERLNEMGASILCLEKIRPHVPLDRAIMAIRFSPEIIGTQFHPEADNEGMLRYFLTDEKRNQIVTNFGQEKYDDMVSYLQDPDKIALTESVILPSFLRQAIQSLSSELVS, encoded by the coding sequence ATGAGCTTAGTAAAAATCGCCGTACTGGACATGAATAACAACCACGCCAACGAAGGCATGCGTTGTATTTTACAGTTGATTCGAAGCGTCCAGGGCCATGACCAGGCCGAACTGGCTTTTGATGTCTTCAATGTTCGGGGCAATAATGAAATACCGGGCCTCGACTATGACGTTTATATTTCTTCGGGCGGACCAGGTAGCCCGTTACCTTCTGAAGATGCCTGGGAACAGCCTTACTTTGCGTTAATTGACCAGCTTTTCGCCTGGAATCGTCAGCATGAGCAGAAGAAATTCGTGTTCCTGATCTGTCATTCGTTTCAACTGACCGTTCGTCATCTGGAATTAGGCTTGCTCAGTAAGCGCAAATCGACGTCATTCGGTATTTTCCCGATTCATCAGACCGATGACGGCTATACTGAACCGCTGTTTCAGGGCTTGCCTGATCCCTTCTATGCTGTCGATTCTCGGGATTACCAGATTACGGAACCCAATCTGGAGCGTCTGAACGAGATGGGTGCATCGATCCTTTGCCTGGAGAAAATCCGACCCCATGTACCACTCGATCGGGCAATCATGGCTATCCGTTTTTCTCCCGAAATAATCGGGACACAGTTTCATCCTGAAGCAGATAACGAAGGAATGCTGCGGTACTTCCTGACTGATGAGAAACGGAACCAGATCGTGACCAATTTCGGCCAGGAAAAGTACGACGATATGGTCTCTTATTTGCAGGACCCGGATAAAATTGCGTTGACCGAGTCGGTTATCCTACCCAGTTTTCTGCGTCAGGCTATCCAGTCGTTATCATCTGAACTTGTTAGTTGA
- a CDS encoding glycosyltransferase family protein: protein MKKKILFIVGSVNQTSQMHQISAQLADEYDCWFSQFYADAKLINWGIRQGWLDHTILAGKFRTDAETYLRSFNLNIDYQAKQNRYDLIVVCSDLVVPGAVKATKSIWVQEGMVDEVTWLTRAVKALGLPRYFSVGTSLNGASNLCNIYCAASEGYKSFFTGMGTEASKIFVTGIPNFDNVRQYMANDFPHHDYVMVATSDIRETFRSEDRLGFIRKAVSMANGRQLLFKLHPNEAWERAEAEIRQIAPPDALIFQQGNTNEMIANCAELITQYSTVVYVGMALLKPVSSYFDIDELRRLTPIQNGGTSAQNIARICRDFLRDTGPDEHFVKSYQYEAVAYDRQRLSL from the coding sequence GTGAAAAAGAAAATACTCTTCATAGTCGGTTCGGTTAATCAGACCTCGCAGATGCACCAGATTTCGGCGCAGCTTGCCGATGAATATGACTGCTGGTTCAGTCAGTTCTATGCTGATGCTAAGTTAATTAACTGGGGAATCCGACAGGGCTGGCTCGATCATACCATTCTGGCGGGCAAATTCCGAACTGATGCCGAAACGTATCTGCGCTCGTTCAACCTCAACATCGATTATCAGGCAAAACAAAACCGCTACGACCTCATCGTGGTATGCTCTGACCTGGTTGTGCCGGGAGCGGTAAAGGCCACGAAGAGCATTTGGGTGCAGGAAGGTATGGTCGACGAAGTAACCTGGCTGACCAGGGCCGTGAAAGCCCTGGGTTTACCGCGCTACTTCAGCGTTGGTACATCGCTCAACGGCGCGTCGAACCTCTGTAACATCTATTGCGCAGCGTCAGAAGGCTATAAATCCTTTTTTACGGGGATGGGCACGGAAGCCAGCAAAATTTTCGTGACGGGCATTCCCAACTTCGATAACGTTCGCCAGTATATGGCAAATGATTTCCCGCATCACGATTATGTCATGGTGGCCACATCGGATATCCGGGAAACCTTCCGAAGCGAAGACCGGCTGGGATTTATTCGCAAAGCTGTTTCGATGGCTAATGGACGCCAGCTATTGTTCAAGCTCCATCCTAACGAAGCCTGGGAGCGGGCCGAAGCCGAAATCCGGCAGATTGCCCCACCTGATGCGTTGATTTTTCAGCAAGGCAATACGAACGAAATGATCGCCAACTGCGCGGAACTCATCACGCAGTATTCAACGGTGGTGTATGTAGGAATGGCCTTATTAAAGCCGGTTTCGTCTTACTTCGATATCGATGAACTCCGTCGATTAACGCCCATTCAGAACGGTGGCACATCGGCTCAGAACATTGCCCGCATCTGCCGCGACTTCCTAAGGGATACGGGTCCAGATGAACATTTTGTTAAATCGTATCAATACGAAGCCGTGGCATATGACCGGCAACGACTTTCGCTGTAA
- a CDS encoding DoxX family protein, whose product MKKDKTIYWIATAIIGFVMMFSLYKMFTPDYDRLSLPNYLRTELAVFKIAGLIVLFIPQFSTRLKEWAYSGFGVTLISASVAHYCSGDSLIRSLEPIIFLVILAISNSYLHKIEKAVHEESSLPEREAVTNALTRQ is encoded by the coding sequence ATGAAAAAGGATAAAACAATTTACTGGATTGCAACAGCAATTATTGGCTTTGTAATGATGTTTAGTCTGTATAAAATGTTTACCCCTGACTATGATCGCCTTAGCCTGCCAAATTATTTGAGAACTGAACTGGCAGTCTTTAAGATAGCAGGGTTAATCGTTTTATTCATACCTCAATTTTCAACCCGATTAAAAGAGTGGGCCTATTCAGGATTTGGTGTTACACTTATTTCGGCTAGCGTGGCACACTACTGTAGTGGAGATTCGCTCATAAGATCCTTAGAACCAATCATTTTTCTGGTAATACTCGCTATTTCAAACAGCTATCTGCATAAAATAGAGAAAGCAGTACATGAAGAATCGAGCTTACCGGAACGTGAAGCTGTGACAAACGCACTGACACGTCAGTGA
- a CDS encoding acyl-CoA carboxylase subunit beta: MQTETRPDTDSSSTAKLSKTEILARKNTEAELGGGQKRIDSQHAKGKLTARERIALLVDEGSFEEIGKFVMHRTRDFGLDKEHYLGDGVVTGYGTIDGRLVYVFAQDFTVFGGALSETHAEKICKLMDLAMQNGAPIIGLNDSGGARIQEGVLSLAGYADIFYRNTKASGVIPQLSAIMGPCAGGAVYSPAITDFIFMVENTSYMFVTGPNVVKTVTHESVTAEELGGASTHSTKSGVTHFACENELACIQHLKRLLSYIPQNCEEDPMMFPYEPGQDEVRPSLNRIIPENPNQPYDMREVIEELVDVGSFMEVHKNFAENIVVGFARIGGRSIGIVGNQPAVLAGVLDINASTKAARFVRFCDCFNVPLLVLEDVPGFLPGTDQEWNGIITNGAKLLFAFCEATVPRVTVITRKAYGGAYDVMNSKHIGADLNYAWPSAEIAVMGASGAAEIIFKREIAEADDPQAKLQEKVQDYTEKFANPYRAAHRGYIDEVIMPDQTRQKLIRAFGMLENKVATMPKKKHGNIPL; encoded by the coding sequence ATGCAAACAGAAACCCGTCCCGATACCGATTCCTCTTCAACTGCCAAGCTCTCAAAAACAGAAATTCTGGCCCGAAAAAATACCGAAGCCGAACTCGGTGGAGGACAGAAACGCATTGATAGTCAGCACGCCAAAGGAAAGCTGACAGCACGCGAACGAATTGCTCTGCTTGTTGATGAAGGGTCATTTGAGGAAATCGGGAAATTCGTCATGCACCGCACCCGCGACTTCGGGCTGGACAAGGAGCATTACCTGGGCGATGGCGTCGTAACGGGATACGGTACGATTGATGGGCGGCTTGTCTATGTTTTTGCCCAGGACTTTACGGTATTTGGGGGTGCCTTGTCTGAAACCCACGCTGAAAAAATCTGCAAGCTCATGGATCTGGCCATGCAGAATGGAGCACCCATAATCGGACTAAACGATTCGGGCGGGGCCCGGATTCAGGAAGGTGTTTTGTCGCTGGCGGGTTATGCGGATATTTTTTACCGAAATACAAAGGCGTCGGGTGTGATTCCGCAATTGTCGGCAATTATGGGTCCTTGTGCCGGAGGTGCCGTTTATAGCCCAGCCATTACGGACTTCATTTTTATGGTCGAGAACACGAGCTACATGTTCGTGACGGGACCCAACGTAGTGAAGACCGTTACTCATGAAAGCGTTACGGCTGAAGAATTGGGCGGAGCCAGCACCCACAGCACAAAATCGGGCGTGACCCACTTTGCCTGCGAAAATGAACTGGCTTGTATTCAGCACCTTAAACGGCTCCTGAGTTATATTCCACAGAACTGCGAGGAAGATCCCATGATGTTTCCGTATGAACCGGGTCAGGACGAAGTCCGTCCTTCACTCAATCGCATCATTCCGGAAAATCCGAACCAGCCCTACGACATGCGCGAAGTGATTGAGGAACTGGTGGATGTAGGTAGTTTTATGGAAGTTCACAAGAATTTTGCTGAAAATATTGTCGTTGGATTTGCGCGGATAGGCGGACGCAGCATTGGTATTGTGGGGAATCAACCGGCTGTACTCGCTGGGGTTCTTGATATAAATGCCAGCACGAAAGCGGCCCGGTTCGTTCGTTTCTGCGATTGCTTCAATGTTCCGTTGCTGGTACTCGAGGATGTGCCGGGCTTTTTGCCCGGAACTGATCAGGAGTGGAATGGGATTATTACGAATGGGGCTAAATTACTGTTTGCCTTTTGCGAAGCCACCGTTCCGCGGGTTACGGTCATTACGCGTAAGGCATATGGTGGTGCCTACGATGTCATGAACTCGAAGCACATTGGAGCCGACCTCAACTATGCCTGGCCTTCTGCCGAAATTGCGGTGATGGGCGCCAGTGGAGCCGCCGAAATCATTTTTAAACGCGAAATTGCGGAAGCCGACGACCCACAAGCCAAGTTGCAGGAGAAGGTGCAGGATTATACCGAAAAGTTTGCCAATCCGTATCGGGCGGCTCACCGGGGCTATATTGACGAAGTAATCATGCCTGACCAGACACGTCAGAAACTCATCCGGGCGTTTGGAATGCTGGAAAATAAAGTAGCCACGATGCCAAAGAAAAAGCATGGTAACATTCCGTTATAA
- the porQ gene encoding type IX secretion system protein PorQ, whose protein sequence is MRKRYLGLIFLSILSRITDAQTLGGQRVFSFLDLPTHARVAALGGQVASATKPDGSYHLNNPALADSSKDNQLAISLMPYLAAAKYYTLQYGLPISSNSVDRHARWAIGLQYLSYGQFDLTDPAGNSLGTFSANDYALSLTHARTEGNFTLGVTIKAVGSSIETYSAFGILADLGGVWRHPNQDLTFGLVAKNVGYLLKNYGPTDADLPFDLQAGVTVKPKHAPIRLTVTAHHLQRFDISYNDPNLNVRYDLNGNLISQTTSVMEKIARHLSIGAEFLVSRHVHLLLGYNHQKRQEGKVATGAGGAGISFGASVQARGFQLTYARFSSVPTAGTSQLSIRIDLDRFLH, encoded by the coding sequence GTGCGAAAACGTTATCTGGGGCTGATTTTCCTTTCCATCCTTTCTCGAATCACTGATGCTCAAACCCTCGGCGGGCAACGCGTTTTTTCGTTTCTGGATCTGCCCACGCACGCACGTGTTGCTGCCCTTGGCGGGCAGGTTGCTTCTGCCACTAAACCCGACGGTTCGTATCACCTCAACAACCCGGCACTTGCCGATTCCAGCAAAGATAATCAACTGGCTATTAGCCTGATGCCTTATCTCGCAGCTGCGAAGTATTATACCTTACAGTACGGTCTACCCATCTCATCTAATTCAGTAGACCGGCATGCCCGTTGGGCAATAGGCTTGCAGTATCTTAGTTATGGTCAGTTTGACCTGACCGACCCAGCGGGTAATTCCTTGGGCACATTCAGTGCCAACGACTATGCGCTGAGCCTCACTCATGCCCGGACAGAAGGTAATTTCACGCTTGGTGTTACGATCAAAGCAGTCGGTTCAAGTATCGAAACTTATTCTGCATTCGGCATCCTGGCCGATCTGGGCGGTGTCTGGCGGCATCCAAATCAGGACTTAACCTTCGGTCTGGTGGCTAAAAACGTTGGTTATCTCCTCAAAAATTACGGACCAACCGACGCTGATCTGCCTTTCGATTTACAGGCTGGGGTAACCGTAAAGCCCAAACACGCGCCCATACGCCTGACCGTAACGGCCCACCATTTACAGCGATTCGACATCAGCTATAACGATCCCAATTTGAATGTACGCTACGATCTGAACGGCAATTTGATTTCACAAACGACGAGCGTAATGGAAAAAATTGCCCGTCATTTGAGTATCGGTGCCGAATTTCTGGTTAGCCGGCATGTGCATTTACTTTTGGGTTATAATCACCAAAAACGCCAGGAGGGTAAAGTAGCAACAGGCGCAGGTGGTGCCGGTATTTCGTTTGGCGCTTCCGTACAGGCTCGTGGCTTCCAGCTCACCTATGCCCGATTCTCATCGGTTCCCACAGCCGGAACCAGCCAGCTCTCCATACGCATTGACCTGGACCGGTTCCTGCATTAA
- a CDS encoding aspartate aminotransferase family protein translates to MNSVTHRQLFFQHVAQTSDFPLALEFERSEGVYMYSTTGKAYMDLISGIGVSNVGHRHPRVLEAIQNQLDKYLHLMVYGEYVQTPQTQLAHALTQTLPPSLNNVYFTNSGTEAVEGAMKVAKRYTRRTEIISCFNAYHGSTQGALSLSGDENFKRNYRPLLPDIRHIHSGSWDDIEKISTRTAAVIMEVVGGEAGVRVHDPAYLKAVRQRCTDVGALLIFDEIQTGFGRTGTFWAFEGSGVIPDMLLCAKGMGGGMPIGAFIGSADLMSVLKNNPILGHITTFGGHPVSCAASLATLTVIRDERLHEAAEAKGQLFRQLLQHPAIHEIRGKGLMLAAEFASFEVVKPVIDRAIDKGVITDWFLFCNNSMRIAPPLIITEEQIREACAVILNAIDA, encoded by the coding sequence ATGAACAGTGTTACACACCGACAATTATTTTTTCAGCACGTTGCTCAGACATCCGACTTTCCGTTAGCGTTGGAATTTGAACGCTCCGAAGGCGTTTACATGTACTCAACGACTGGTAAAGCCTATATGGATCTGATTTCGGGCATCGGCGTCAGTAATGTGGGACATCGGCATCCCCGCGTTTTAGAAGCCATTCAAAATCAGTTGGATAAATACCTTCATTTGATGGTCTACGGCGAATACGTTCAGACTCCGCAAACGCAGCTTGCTCACGCCCTGACGCAAACCCTACCACCAAGTCTGAATAATGTTTACTTTACCAATTCCGGCACGGAAGCTGTCGAGGGAGCCATGAAAGTGGCCAAACGGTATACCCGCCGAACCGAAATCATCAGTTGTTTTAACGCTTATCACGGTTCAACGCAGGGTGCCCTGTCGCTCTCGGGCGATGAAAATTTTAAACGCAATTACCGCCCGCTCCTACCTGACATTCGGCATATTCATTCCGGTAGCTGGGATGATATCGAGAAGATCAGCACCCGAACGGCGGCCGTCATTATGGAAGTAGTCGGGGGCGAAGCGGGTGTTCGTGTACACGATCCTGCCTACCTGAAGGCTGTTCGCCAGCGTTGCACCGATGTCGGTGCCCTGCTGATTTTCGACGAAATCCAGACGGGGTTTGGCCGTACCGGCACGTTCTGGGCCTTTGAAGGCTCTGGAGTCATTCCAGATATGCTCCTATGTGCCAAAGGCATGGGGGGCGGAATGCCAATTGGTGCCTTTATTGGTTCGGCAGACCTGATGAGCGTCTTGAAAAACAACCCAATACTGGGCCATATTACCACTTTCGGGGGGCATCCGGTGTCCTGTGCAGCCTCGCTGGCAACCCTTACTGTTATTCGGGACGAACGACTTCATGAAGCCGCAGAAGCGAAAGGGCAATTATTCCGGCAATTACTACAGCATCCAGCCATTCATGAAATACGGGGTAAAGGACTCATGCTGGCTGCCGAATTTGCCTCTTTTGAGGTTGTAAAGCCCGTTATCGACCGAGCCATTGACAAAGGCGTGATCACCGACTGGTTTCTGTTCTGCAACAATTCGATGCGAATTGCTCCTCCGTTAATTATTACTGAAGAGCAGATTCGGGAAGCCTGTGCCGTGATTCTCAATGCAATTGACGCTTAA
- a CDS encoding DUF5686 and carboxypeptidase-like regulatory domain-containing protein: MDENYTGSSDRDAFHPSLTRSNRFWLVSLLLCLLTVCQLFAQKTIVRGKVINARTNAAVEFSNVLVEGSTMGTQSDLNGAYALELSPGTITLRASFVGYAPESKTITIDGSQKVLVLNFRLQPQQKNLSEVTVRGKRERYRNKDNPAVLLIEKVIAHKGQNRKEALSFYQYNKYEKIEFDLSNISEKFRNRRSLKKFDFVFNYLDTSQVTGKVNLPIYLKESISNVLYSRNPERKKEVVEGEKMTGLGNYVDNNGIKVYLETLYQDVNVYDNSIMLLSNQFLGPTSPLAPQFYKYVIIDSTDIKGVRCVNLGFSPRNKTDLLFQGTMAIALDSSYAIRKVVMGFSKDINVNFVTDMRLAQEYDFVQDQGLMLTKDELAIEFNLLKKENGMGLFGQRSVSYRDYMVNQPIDSKRFSGLSSDVSKDALTRSDSFWAQARHQPLSDKELGIYEMVDSVRKVPVFQKFMNTALFLLEGYKPFGPFELGPVNTFYSFNPVEGLRLRVGGRTTTTFSDRMAFETYGAYGFRDKRVKYFASATFSLTDHNTYTYPIKHLQVSVQNDLKIPGQELQFVQEDNFLLSFKRGPNNRRTYNQVFAIDYLNESKSGLGLNLNVKRIEQTPAGALTFDRYVPEGGVLPISNVTSTELTAGLRYAPHEQFYQGKNYRVPIVNKYPIIQIRFTAGIKGLLDGQYNFQRLMVYANKRFYVAPIGYTDITLEGGQTFGRLPFPLLTIHRANQTYAYQPESYNMMNFLEFVSDHYGAVFADHYFNGFIFNKIPLLKKLKLREVVTFKGLWGGLRPENRPGPDNITTGQSDGLLRLPTDENGKPVSFALDSRPYMEASVGIANIFKILRVDLIKRLSYLDNPLAPQGYGIRFRMKFDF; the protein is encoded by the coding sequence ATGGACGAAAACTATACGGGCTCGTCTGACCGGGATGCTTTTCATCCCTCTCTCACTCGTTCCAACCGATTCTGGCTGGTCTCCCTCCTTTTGTGTTTACTAACTGTCTGTCAACTGTTTGCACAAAAAACGATCGTTCGGGGTAAAGTGATTAATGCACGTACCAATGCTGCGGTTGAGTTCTCGAACGTTCTGGTCGAAGGCTCAACAATGGGTACACAATCCGACCTGAATGGGGCTTATGCCCTGGAGTTATCGCCAGGTACGATTACTCTCCGGGCCTCCTTTGTTGGCTATGCGCCGGAATCAAAAACAATCACCATCGATGGTTCGCAGAAAGTACTGGTGCTCAACTTCCGGTTGCAGCCGCAGCAAAAGAACCTGTCGGAGGTGACGGTTCGGGGGAAGCGCGAACGCTACCGGAATAAGGATAATCCGGCGGTTTTACTGATCGAAAAAGTGATCGCCCACAAGGGTCAGAACCGCAAGGAAGCGCTTTCGTTTTACCAGTATAACAAATACGAAAAGATTGAATTCGATCTGAGCAACATCTCCGAAAAATTCCGTAATCGCCGATCGCTCAAAAAGTTCGATTTTGTCTTCAACTATCTCGATACGTCACAGGTAACGGGTAAAGTAAACCTACCCATTTATCTGAAGGAATCCATTTCCAACGTACTCTACAGCCGTAACCCCGAGCGAAAAAAAGAAGTCGTGGAAGGCGAAAAAATGACCGGACTGGGAAATTACGTGGACAATAATGGCATCAAGGTTTATCTGGAAACCCTCTATCAGGATGTCAATGTGTACGATAACAGCATTATGCTGCTATCGAATCAGTTTCTCGGCCCGACCTCGCCCCTGGCTCCGCAATTTTACAAGTACGTCATCATCGATTCAACGGATATCAAAGGTGTTCGATGCGTGAATCTTGGCTTTTCGCCCCGAAACAAAACCGATTTACTGTTTCAGGGAACAATGGCAATCGCACTCGATTCGAGCTACGCGATTCGGAAAGTGGTCATGGGTTTTTCGAAAGACATTAACGTCAATTTCGTCACTGACATGCGGCTGGCCCAGGAATATGATTTTGTGCAGGATCAGGGGCTGATGCTCACCAAAGATGAGCTGGCCATTGAGTTCAATCTCCTCAAAAAAGAGAACGGCATGGGCTTGTTTGGCCAGCGCAGTGTTTCGTATCGCGATTACATGGTGAATCAACCCATTGATTCCAAACGATTCAGTGGTTTATCGAGCGATGTCAGTAAAGATGCCCTGACACGATCTGATTCCTTCTGGGCGCAGGCTCGCCATCAACCCCTTTCGGATAAAGAACTGGGTATCTATGAAATGGTCGATAGCGTCCGAAAAGTCCCGGTATTCCAGAAATTCATGAACACGGCGCTATTTCTACTGGAAGGCTATAAACCGTTCGGCCCATTTGAGCTTGGTCCAGTCAATACATTCTATAGTTTCAATCCGGTCGAAGGGTTGCGATTACGCGTGGGTGGACGAACAACGACAACCTTTAGCGACCGAATGGCTTTTGAAACCTACGGCGCGTATGGCTTTCGCGACAAACGGGTCAAATATTTTGCTTCAGCCACCTTTTCGCTGACGGACCATAACACCTATACCTACCCGATCAAGCATTTGCAGGTCAGTGTCCAGAACGACCTGAAAATTCCGGGGCAGGAACTTCAGTTTGTGCAGGAAGACAATTTTTTGCTCTCGTTCAAACGTGGGCCCAACAATCGGCGGACCTATAACCAGGTTTTCGCCATCGATTACCTCAACGAATCGAAGAGCGGACTAGGCCTTAACCTCAATGTAAAGCGCATTGAACAAACACCGGCGGGGGCACTTACGTTTGACCGGTATGTACCGGAAGGGGGAGTATTACCCATATCGAACGTAACCAGTACTGAACTAACGGCAGGCCTACGGTATGCTCCCCACGAGCAGTTTTATCAGGGTAAAAACTATCGGGTTCCCATCGTAAACAAATATCCGATCATTCAAATCCGCTTTACCGCTGGAATTAAAGGATTACTGGATGGGCAATACAACTTTCAGCGTCTGATGGTCTATGCAAACAAACGGTTTTATGTGGCACCCATCGGCTATACAGACATTACGCTCGAAGGCGGGCAAACATTTGGTCGGCTCCCCTTCCCATTGCTAACCATTCACCGCGCCAACCAGACCTACGCTTATCAACCGGAGTCGTATAATATGATGAACTTCCTGGAGTTTGTCAGTGATCATTACGGGGCTGTTTTTGCCGATCACTACTTCAATGGGTTCATTTTCAATAAGATTCCTTTATTAAAAAAACTCAAACTGCGTGAAGTAGTTACGTTCAAAGGTTTGTGGGGCGGACTACGCCCGGAAAACCGACCTGGTCCCGACAATATAACGACCGGGCAGTCTGATGGCCTGCTCCGGCTACCAACGGATGAAAATGGTAAGCCTGTTTCATTTGCACTGGATTCCCGGCCCTACATGGAGGCAAGCGTGGGTATTGCCAACATCTTCAAGATCCTCCGGGTCGACCTGATCAAACGACTGTCATACCTCGATAATCCACTGGCCCCTCAGGGCTATGGTATCCGCTTTAGAATGAAGTTCGATTTTTAG
- a CDS encoding cytidylyltransferase domain-containing protein, whose translation MNRSALVVIVQARMSSSRLPGKVLMPILDRPLLARMLERLNQCQTPFTTVVATSTDPSDDLIEQFCRDEHVAFFRGGLDDCLDRHYQIAERWNADIAVKIPSDCPLIDPRIVDQTLQFFLDHPGQYDFVSNLHPATWPDGNDVEIMTRACLERTHFEATKPLEREHTTPYIWDTAPETFRRGNVSWQTGLDYSMSHRFTIDYREDYAFIRTVYEELYPANPAFSCEDILALLERKPEIYAINADLAGVNWYRNHLNELHTVSANQTRVLSN comes from the coding sequence ATGAACCGCTCAGCCCTTGTTGTCATCGTTCAGGCCCGGATGTCATCGAGCCGCCTGCCAGGCAAAGTCCTGATGCCTATTCTGGACAGACCATTACTGGCCCGAATGCTTGAGCGATTGAATCAGTGCCAGACACCGTTCACGACAGTCGTTGCAACGTCAACCGACCCGTCCGACGATCTGATCGAGCAATTTTGCCGGGATGAGCATGTGGCTTTTTTTCGGGGAGGCCTGGACGATTGTCTGGATCGGCATTACCAGATTGCAGAACGCTGGAATGCAGACATTGCGGTTAAAATTCCCTCCGACTGCCCATTGATCGACCCGCGTATTGTCGATCAGACTTTACAGTTTTTCCTGGATCATCCCGGACAGTATGACTTCGTCAGTAATCTACACCCGGCTACCTGGCCCGATGGCAACGATGTCGAAATAATGACCCGAGCCTGTCTGGAACGAACACACTTCGAAGCAACGAAGCCCCTCGAACGCGAACACACCACACCCTATATCTGGGATACGGCACCCGAAACGTTCCGCAGGGGTAACGTGAGCTGGCAAACGGGTCTGGATTACTCCATGAGCCACCGCTTCACGATTGACTACCGGGAAGATTATGCGTTCATCCGTACTGTTTACGAGGAATTATATCCGGCAAACCCAGCCTTTTCCTGCGAAGACATTCTGGCTTTACTTGAGCGCAAACCCGAAATCTATGCCATCAATGCCGATTTAGCGGGCGTAAACTGGTACCGCAATCATTTAAACGAACTCCACACTGTTTCAGCAAATCAAACGAGAGTACTCAGTAATTAG